Proteins from a genomic interval of Nocardioidaceae bacterium:
- a CDS encoding FAD-binding protein has product MTPEQRGAARERVRAVFAELDRALLVDDEDLLGSYARDEVPPSLLTSSEPAEAALLGPPALVLLPRTTADVSRMLRLAYEGDVPVVTRGAGSGLGAAATARVDGVVLSTRRMTGTVEVDPLERLAVAQPGVVTAELRTAAAAAGLFYPPDPGSLAWSTIGGNVATNAGGMCCVKYGVTGDYVLALEAVLADGTVLRTGRRTAKGVAGYDLTSLLVGSEGTLAVVTEVTVRLVPAPQTPMTLVASFDSLGRAGEAVEALVHDGVSLSALEVLDRTTLRAVAAHTGMDLGEPAAMLLAQADDAGGHATIARAAGLCEKVGAEVVVSDDAVESAALMEARRQALPALEVLGDWLLDDVCVPRGRVVALLEAVERIAADTGLTIGVFGHAGDGNMHPTLIHDASDPASVAAMRRAFDAVTRAALDLGGTVTGEHGVGRLKRDWLRTELDDGAYAASVALKQALDPRGILNPGAVLPPTLPHDLVEIRAAGELDGSPPVADSPGVAGVMVANPRRTTTP; this is encoded by the coding sequence ATGACCCCCGAGCAGCGCGGTGCCGCCCGGGAGCGCGTACGCGCCGTCTTCGCGGAGCTGGACCGCGCCCTGCTCGTCGACGACGAGGACCTGCTCGGGTCCTACGCCCGCGACGAGGTGCCGCCCTCGCTCCTCACGTCGTCGGAGCCCGCGGAGGCCGCGCTGCTCGGTCCCCCGGCCCTGGTCCTGCTCCCCCGCACCACCGCGGACGTCTCGAGGATGCTGCGGCTGGCGTACGAGGGCGACGTGCCCGTGGTGACCCGCGGCGCCGGGTCCGGACTCGGCGCCGCGGCCACCGCCCGGGTCGACGGCGTCGTGCTCTCGACCCGTCGCATGACCGGCACCGTCGAGGTCGACCCGCTCGAGCGCCTCGCCGTCGCCCAGCCGGGCGTGGTGACCGCCGAGCTGCGTACGGCCGCTGCCGCCGCCGGGCTCTTCTACCCGCCCGATCCCGGTTCGCTCGCCTGGTCGACGATCGGCGGCAACGTGGCGACGAACGCGGGCGGCATGTGCTGCGTCAAGTACGGCGTCACCGGCGACTACGTGCTCGCGCTGGAGGCCGTGCTCGCCGACGGCACGGTGCTGCGCACCGGGCGGCGTACGGCCAAGGGCGTCGCCGGCTACGACCTGACCTCGCTGCTCGTCGGCTCCGAGGGCACGCTCGCCGTGGTGACCGAGGTGACCGTACGCCTCGTGCCCGCGCCGCAGACCCCGATGACGCTGGTGGCGTCGTTCGACTCCCTCGGGCGAGCCGGAGAGGCCGTGGAGGCCCTCGTGCACGACGGTGTGTCCCTGTCGGCCCTGGAGGTGCTCGACCGCACCACCCTGCGCGCGGTGGCCGCGCACACCGGCATGGACCTCGGCGAGCCCGCCGCCATGCTGCTGGCCCAGGCCGATGACGCCGGGGGTCACGCCACCATCGCCCGCGCGGCCGGACTCTGCGAGAAGGTCGGCGCGGAGGTCGTCGTCTCCGACGACGCGGTGGAGTCCGCGGCGCTGATGGAGGCGCGCCGCCAGGCCCTGCCCGCGCTGGAGGTGCTCGGGGACTGGCTGCTCGACGACGTGTGCGTGCCGCGCGGGCGCGTCGTCGCCCTGCTCGAGGCCGTCGAACGCATCGCCGCCGACACCGGTCTCACCATCGGCGTCTTCGGTCACGCCGGCGACGGCAACATGCACCCGACCCTCATCCACGATGCGTCCGACCCGGCCTCGGTCGCCGCGATGAGGCGGGCGTTCGACGCCGTCACGCGCGCCGCCCTGGATCTCGGCGGCACGGTCACGGGCGAGCACGGCGTGGGGCGTCTCAAGCGCGACTGGCTGCGGACCGAGCTCGACGACGGGGCGTACGCAGCCTCGGTCGCGCTGAAGCAGGCGCTGGATCCGCGAGGCATCCTCAACCCCGGGGCCGTGCTGCCGCCGACGCTGCCCCACGACCTCGTCGAGATCCGGGCGGCCGGAGAGCTCGACGGGTCGCCCCCCGTGGCGGACTCGCCGGGCGTGGCTGGCGTGATGGTCGCCAACCCTCGCCGTACGACCACCCCCTGA
- a CDS encoding antibiotic biosynthesis monooxygenase codes for MIFITAKFPVKPEHADDWPELSREFTQACNAEDGCLWFEWARSVEDPDVYLLTEAFRDGDAGAAHVNSEHFEKATRELPQYLSRTPDIVSTEVDQQGWSQLGEMAVED; via the coding sequence ATGATCTTCATCACCGCCAAGTTCCCCGTCAAGCCCGAGCACGCCGACGACTGGCCCGAGCTCTCCCGGGAGTTCACGCAGGCCTGCAACGCCGAGGACGGCTGTCTGTGGTTCGAGTGGGCGCGCTCGGTGGAGGACCCGGACGTCTACCTGCTCACCGAGGCGTTCCGCGACGGCGACGCCGGGGCCGCCCACGTGAACTCCGAGCACTTCGAGAAGGCCACGCGAGAGCTGCCGCAGTACCTCTCGCGTACGCCCGACATCGTCTCCACCGAGGTCGACCAGCAGGGATGGAGCCAGCTCGGCGAGATGGCCGTCGAGGACTGA
- a CDS encoding patatin-like phospholipase family protein, giving the protein MSGLRADLVMEGGGVLGIGHVGVIDELERAGYDFERVAGSSVGSLVGALVAAGMPAARMVELMRETDFRRFTDRSLVDRVPVLGPIASLLLDDGVYEGDWLHEFVGDVLAERGVVTFGDLRRGGDEAPLEERWKLVVTVTDVTRGLLVRLPWDYQRVYGLDPDEQPVADAVRASTAIPFFFEPASLTAADGTTSTLVDGGVLSNFPIDVLDRTGPRPPRWPTFGIKLVPDLPADGPALLPVLNLVPGGGPLALLSDLVTTTLVGRDQARLSLPWVAARTIRVDTSGVNPVDFRLSDADKERLLEGGRSSAESFLARWDWEAYKERFRNRREG; this is encoded by the coding sequence GTGAGCGGCTTGCGTGCGGATCTCGTCATGGAGGGCGGCGGCGTCCTCGGCATCGGGCACGTAGGGGTGATCGACGAGCTCGAGCGCGCCGGGTACGACTTCGAGCGCGTCGCCGGGTCGAGCGTCGGCTCCCTGGTCGGGGCCCTGGTCGCGGCCGGCATGCCGGCCGCGCGCATGGTCGAGCTGATGCGGGAGACCGACTTCCGGCGCTTCACGGACCGGTCGCTCGTGGACCGGGTGCCCGTGCTCGGACCCATCGCCTCGCTGCTCCTCGACGACGGCGTGTACGAGGGCGACTGGCTGCACGAGTTCGTCGGCGACGTGCTCGCCGAGCGTGGTGTCGTCACCTTCGGCGACCTGCGCCGCGGCGGCGACGAGGCGCCGCTGGAGGAGCGGTGGAAGCTCGTCGTCACCGTCACCGACGTGACCCGCGGCCTGCTGGTGCGGCTGCCGTGGGACTACCAGCGCGTCTACGGCCTCGACCCCGACGAGCAGCCCGTCGCCGACGCCGTACGCGCCTCGACGGCCATCCCCTTCTTCTTCGAGCCCGCGAGCCTGACCGCGGCGGACGGCACGACCTCCACGCTGGTCGACGGCGGGGTGCTGTCGAACTTCCCGATCGACGTGCTCGACCGCACCGGTCCGCGGCCGCCGCGGTGGCCGACGTTCGGGATCAAGCTCGTGCCCGACCTGCCTGCCGACGGACCCGCGCTGCTGCCGGTGCTGAACCTGGTGCCCGGCGGCGGACCCCTGGCGCTGCTGTCGGACCTGGTGACCACCACGCTCGTCGGGCGCGACCAGGCGCGGCTCTCGTTGCCCTGGGTGGCGGCCCGCACCATCCGTGTCGACACCTCGGGGGTGAACCCGGTGGACTTCCGGCTCTCCGACGCCGACAAGGAACGGCTGCTCGAGGGGGGCCGCAGCTCGGCGGAGTCGTTCCTCGCGCGGTGGGACTGGGAGGCGTACAAGGAGAGGTTCCGCAACCGGCGCGAGGGATGA